The Lactuca sativa cultivar Salinas chromosome 2, Lsat_Salinas_v11, whole genome shotgun sequence genome includes the window GATGGGCAAATACCATTTCTTGTACAAGGACGAAGGAGGAGACCAAAAATCTAATTAATCTAAATCATTTTTGCCTAATTGGCGGGCCATTCAAGTAGGGTGGatgtccttttcatctttcctCTTTTGGGGTCCCTGTTAGCTATAACGTGGGGTGTCAATCGAAGAGAATGTGTAATCAAGGactcaattttttattttaaattttaaattttttaggaAGCATTTGATTATTTTGTTTGTTTCCGGTTTAATTAAATTCAACAAAACAAGTTTTGACTCCATATGATAAGTGATGAATGTGCAAGTCGTGAGGCTTTCATAATAAATAGCAACAACAAGCATAGGTAAATTTTGTACGTACCAGATTAATAACAAATGTTGGACTCTGTTTCTTCAAAAAGACAAAAAGACAAAAACAAACTGGTACAAGGTATTATGTTGAAAAGCGGTACCATAATATACTTGGAAAACTTTTTCTCAATTTACTCACACCATATAAAGCAACAAAAGTGTAATTAATGAAAACACCTAATAGCTCCTGTGTTACACTCTAAGATAATACAGTAATTTTTTTATTCTTGAAATCAAGAAACAGCATATGAGTTTAGGTGAAGAAAACCAAAACAAATAAGATAATGAAGAGGACAATCAAGAATAAGATCATCATCATCTGTCCCTTGGCACTGGCCTTCTTCATAACCATGCCCACTTTTTTCTGCATGcagcaaaatatatatatatatatatatatatatatatatatatatatatatatatatatatatatatatatatatatatatatattaaatgtatatatatatatatatatatatatatatatatatatatatatatatatatattaaatgtaaTATGTAAGTATGTAACATGTATGTGATGGTTTAAGCATTTTTAGGACTGAGAAGGGCTTTTGCACGTGTGTACCTTTGCCACACACCTTTTTGGGTTGGACAAAAGAAAAGATTGCAAACTTTTTTGTCTGGTCAAAATAGTACAAGTAAGGTAGCTTCTGTTAATTATTACTAGTATTTATTAGGTGAGGTCCAGTCTTGTCCCATCTATCACCTATTATGTAGTATCtatcaaacacaaacacaaacacatcaTGAGATGAGATGAGATGAGATGAGATGAGATGAGACAAGAGTAACCTGAACAAAATCAAGACGATTAGATGTACTTTCCATTTCTGAACCCAAATCCTCTATAATTCTCTCCTGCAATGGGAAATAAACAACTAAGCTTATTTTTGGTGATCAGATAAAATATCTATCTTATCTATCTATCTATGGGaattgtgaagaagaagatgatgatgatgtccATGCATAAAGCACATGTGCACCTGTGAAAGGAGTTCATCATGTATGGTGAGCCCAACAGATCCGATCCTTTCCACACTTGCACTTAGTTCATCCAACTCTTCATCTTGTTGTCTGTTGTACCATTACCATACATACAACAATTACagatatatatatttcaattttgTTAACACAATCTGCTTTGAGCTTTGTATTTTGAAAATCTATCCATTTATTTTTAGCATTGTACATTCAACTTCTTATCCTTTAGCCGTGTACGAAAATTGTTTTCCATTTGGATGACATTGTGGTAAATTTTTCAAAGCACGACGTTATAACACAATGGAACAAAATTAGGATGCTATCCCTTGTGATAATGGTCGTTTTTTTGGGttcaaaaaacaatttttaaGAGGTTATAAACACCAGGTAAAGGTATGCTAGATTAGGTATATCTATCGATAAAATATGagtataaaaaaaaacaattcattTGGGGCTAGTAAACAAGACAAGAGACTCTTTTGAAATGATATATCTAAAACAGATTACAAAAGCAAAAGCTTACCTGATGAGAAGCATCTGTGTGTCTGATTCTGaagaaataaaatcatcattatcTACAGCAGCATATGATCCGGTTCTGGTCCTGTCCTTATCCTGCTGCTGATGAGACTTTGGCATCCGCATTAATTCTTGGCGCATCCCACTCCCACCAAAGTTTGAACTGCTTCCGGTCACTGTCACCGCTTTCTTAATATTTCCCACCTATTTACATATgaataccacacacacacacacacatacaaaataAGAGTCATATGCATATTTACTACCACAGTAGTAAATGAAAAGGATTTGTTGTACCTGAATCCGAGCAGTAGTGGTCCACTTCCTTCGCTTTTCAAGCTCCACTTGGTTTATACCATACAAAGAAGGGTCTCTAGCTGCTACAGAAATAGCCTTTTCCAGCTCATCCACCTTCCCTATCACAAAAATTCATTTTCAGAACTCATTAACACAGATTTCATCTTTTGCTTAATTTGTCTGTATTTCAGATACATACCTGCCATTCAATGCTCTCGCAATTGGAAAGGAGTTCCTTTGTCACCCGGGATTGTTCCCCGCTGCCGCGTTCCCATTCATGAAAGCTGCCCTGGAGGCTATCaatctaaaaaaaaaactattaatcTTTGACCTCGAGGAGAAAGCATGAATAAAAAACTTCAATGGTGAACCCAACTTACAGAATCTTGAATCTCGTCTTTTACAATGTAAAATGGATCTTGAGCTGAAGACATTTTTATTGCAAATGCAAGCTAAGCTACAGTCGGGTCGTCAATTTTGTTGTTTGCTTCAAGATGTGATTCAGAGATCTGaaacaaaaaatacaaaaattacgACAGCTCAAATTTTGAATAAATACACATGAAATAGACACATTTGAATTCGagtaaaaatatgaatcaaactaACTGTTTTTCTTGTCTACTGGGACAGACGAAAATTGAACtcattatgtttggtatataacCAAAAAGTTTGGCGACTTGTGCATGTGTTAGAGCTAATGAATAGTGAATAAGTGCTGCAACTGATGTGAGGATTGAAAGATGTGTAATAACAACTTCCATCAAGGATTTGTATGTTCCTTGCTTTTAGTATTACTTAGTAATCCATCATGCCTCATACTGATAGGAACTAGAAAAATAGCAGTGAAGAAAtgtaaagaagaagatgaagaactaAGATTCAATGATTAACACAATCAATCGAATGATTGTTCCAGGGAAACTCCCTCTCTCCAATACAAACTGTATCAAAATATCTCTAAAATCTGCACACCTAACAATGGAATCATCTCCTCCAACCGACTTCAGCGCCACTTTTCCCAAATTGCCCTTTTGGGCCTTCTAGAATAAACTTGTACAAATCTTGGTTTAATGCTAGTGATTCCCACATTCATATCACATATCATTAACGATTAATTCTATAAAAGGTTCATCTTAGGTATCTACTTTCTATCAAGTGCTAATCATCACAAACACAGAATTGGGAGGTTCAAGTCTCACACCAAGATATTTGATATATTTGTAGGTGTGTTTGCCATGTTGAAAAGAGAGGTAGGACTAGGACAAAGATCTGACTGTGTATCATACGTGTGTGTCTTCTCATCACATCAACTCAAGTCCATACCACTAACAAGTAGGCAAGTAAGTAGATATTTGTTATAGAGACACTTACTTATGTGTAGCCATCAACAAA containing:
- the LOC111888867 gene encoding syntaxin-61 isoform X2 encodes the protein MAGKVDELEKAISVAARDPSLYGINQVELEKRRKWTTTARIQVGNIKKAVTVTGSSSNFGGSGMRQELMRMPKSHQQQDKDRTRTGSYAAVDNDDFISSESDTQMLLIRQQDEELDELSASVERIGSVGLTIHDELLSQERIIEDLGSEMESTSNRLDFVQKKVGMVMKKASAKGQMMMILFLIVLFIILFVLVFFT
- the LOC111888867 gene encoding syntaxin-61 isoform X1 encodes the protein MSSAQDPFYIVKDEIQDSIDSLQGSFHEWERGSGEQSRVTKELLSNCESIEWQVDELEKAISVAARDPSLYGINQVELEKRRKWTTTARIQVGNIKKAVTVTGSSSNFGGSGMRQELMRMPKSHQQQDKDRTRTGSYAAVDNDDFISSESDTQMLLIRQQDEELDELSASVERIGSVGLTIHDELLSQERIIEDLGSEMESTSNRLDFVQKKVGMVMKKASAKGQMMMILFLIVLFIILFVLVFFT